The DNA region cGCCCCATCCCGGCACCGCGCCTGCCGCGGTGCCCTGTGCTGCGCTCACCCGTtcagcttctccagctcctggaCTTTTTTCCGCAGCTCCTGGTTCTGGGCTGAGCATGCAGCCGCCCTGCCCGGGCAGAGACAGGGATGGGTTGGGGGACATGCTGGGGTGCCAAGGACGCGGTGGGGACGTGCCGGGGACGCGGTGGGGACATGCCATCTCGCGATGCTGCTGGCGCCCACCTGCTCTCCAGCCCATCCAGGTATTCCTTCTTCCGCCGCCGGCTGTCCTGGGCCGACTGCTTGTTCCGGATCTTTCTCCTCACCTTCTTCAGGATCCGCTCCTCGGCCtggaggggtggaggggtgagccctgcccccctgccgccccccagccacccccccagtgcccccaaagCGCGTACCTGGGTgaggggcagggtgctgggcagcaTCACCCCCTCCTGCGCCAGCAGCCGCTTCTCCTCTTCCGTCAGGCGCAGCTGCCGAGAGACGGGGACGTGCGTGGGGACGGGCTGGGGGTGTCTGGCCCCCGGCGTGGGGACGCGGAGCGGCAGGGACTcaccgtggggctgggtgcgggCAGGATGGCGGGGTAGCGGAGCGGGCAGGGGTACAGCGGGCAGGGGCACGGCGGGCAGCTCGTCGATGACGCAGGAGCCGTGGAGCAGCGTGGGGCACAGCCAGTCGTCTGCAAGGGAGAGAGGCAGccatgccctgcctgctcctgcctcccccgACCTGGGGAGCTGCCCGGCGCCGTGCCGGCAGGATGCGGCCCCCTGGGGCCGACCCCCGCTGCGGGCTGAGCCCCACTGACCCAGCTGGATGGAGACAATGCTGCCGTGCAGGGGGGGGCCCAGGTCGCAGACCACCTCGTagagggcagccggggggggctccgggcTGGCGGCCCGGGAGTCGTGGCCACCCGGCGAGGCGAGGTGGCCACCCAGGCCGCAGGCAACGTCGGGATTCACCGTCAGCAGCTCCTCGGCTTTGCTCCCCTGCGGCCGGAGAGATGCTGGCAGCGGGGTCGGGGACCCCGAGGGCTCCCGCAGGCTCTGGCGTCCCTCGGGGGGCTCGGCTGTGCCCCGCCGCCCACTCACGCCGTCCTCAGGGAGCCTCCAGCCCTCGAAGGCCGGCCGCAGGCCGGCGGGAGAAGACGGGACCGAGCCGGAGAAGTGGGGATCGGGGAAGACGGTGCCGGGGAAGAGCCCGTCCCGCGGCTCCAGAAGAGCGTCCAGGAGCTCCGGCGTCTCCGGCTCCATCACCTGCGCCGAAGGGTGAGCGGGGGCCGCTGGCTGCACCCCCCGAGGTGCCTGGGGACCCTTCCCGGTACTCCCGGAGGGGATCCCGCCGTGGGAgcctctgccagccccgtgccccgaCGCAGCGGGGATGGGCTCCCCAAGCGGGAACCCCGTTCCTCGGGGTTTTCCCCCGGTCCCCACCTTGGCTCCCCGGTTTTGTGTCAGCCGCCTCCGCCCGTTCCCGGGGCTGCGCACCAGGATCTCCGGTATCCTGGGCCAACCCAGCCAAGTCCCACCCCCGGAGCCTTGCACCGGTACAAGGGCCGGGCTCCCCCGTTCCCCGCCTacaccggggcgggggggcccggccgggtTAGCGGGGGGAAGCCGGGCTTACCGCTTGCCCCGGTACCGTGTCCCGGAGGGACCCCAGGAGCGGGTCCGCGGGGGAACCGGGACCcccgggaaggggggggggattCTCTGCAGCTACCGGTGGCTCCGCACCCCTCCCGCTAACCGGACCCCCCCGGCGGGGGGTGATGTTGGAACGGGGGATCCCGGCGAAGCCGTTCCCGGTGCTCGCCGCCGTTTCTCCTCGGTTTTtatgttgggttttgggtttgttttttttttttttttttaattggctgcGCCGCCCGTCACTCAAAGGGTACGGTCGGGCTTTCCCGCGTTGCTATTGGCTACGGAGGGGGGTAAGGCTCCGCCCCTTGGAACATTGGGGACGCGCGGTTACAGCGAGCGGTGAgttccgggggggggggacattgggggggaccgggaccgggacggggaccgggaccgggacaaagtcccggtcccggtccccgATCCCGGTCCTCGATCCCGGTCACTGATCCGGATTCCCGGttccagccccgctccccgctccacCACCCCCCACACCGTTACcggacccccaccccggggacccccTCCCAAAACCCCTCCGCAGTGCCCGGGGCCGAGGAGATTCGGTAAAAGGGATCCGTGAGTCACCGGGGAGGCGGCACCGAAGGCTCTGACCGTCCCGTTCCCGTCCCACCGTAGTTTTTTCCCCCGGGGATGTGAAGCTccgtggaggaggaggaggcggctcGGGAGTTTTTCCCAAATTTGACGCTGAGCTCCGGTGTCCCGGGAAAAAGGATGGCGTGGGGAAGCGGGAGCGGACCGGAGGAGCTGGCCTGGAGCCCCGGGACGGTGCCGCGGTCCCCGCCGGGGCTGGAGGCGAAGCTGGGCtcgctggtgctgctgctgctgctgcccctcgCCTGCGGCCTCGCCCCCCTCTGCTGCTTTCGGCAGCCCCCGAGCTCCGCCGGTacggcccggcccgctcccggggggtcccccggggctttggggggtcccgggggctTGGGGGTCGTGGGGAGtctggagggagctgggggtggccGAGGTGTCCCGGGGAGCACCGGGGGGTTTGGGGGATCCCGGGGGGTCTGGGGGTAGCCGAGGTGTTCCGGGGAGTCGgggaggggtctgggggggtttggggggtcccgggggtttgggggtcGTGGGGAGtctggagggagctgggggtggccGAGGTGTCccggggagcactgggggtttgggggatcccggggggtctgggggtggcCGAGGTGTCCCGGGGAGTCTGGGGAGGGAGCACTGGGGGCTCCGGGAGTTTGGGGGATCCCGGGGGCTTGGGGAGTctgggggggtccgggggaTCCCAGGGAGGTCCCGGGGTGTCTGCAGGATCCTGAGGGGCTCAGGGTGTCTGGAACATCCTGGGGGTTctggggggggctcagggatctggggggtcctgggtgtcTGAGGGGTTTCAGGGCTCGGGGAGTCTGGGGGTGtcgggggctcgggggggttCCAGGGTGTCTGCGGGATCCTGAGGGGCTCAGGGTGTCTGGAGCACCCTGAGGAttgtggggggggtgggggctcaGGGTTTCGGGGGGTCCTGGGTGTTTGAGGTGTttgggggcacggggggatcCTGGGGCGCTGAGGGAGTCTGGGGGCGTCAGGGGTCCGGGGGCTCCTTGGGTTCAGAGGCttcgggggggtcccaggggccctgggggggagcgggggggtctcaggggcctgggatgggctggggacagggctgtcACCGGGGCAGGGCTGACGCTGgtggggtgcggggctgcggTGGGGGTCTCAGCggggtgtcccccccctccccccccgcagACGCCCGCAGCCCGGTGCTCAGCCTGGTGAGCTGCTTCGCCGGCGGCGTCTTCCTGGCCACCTGCCTGCTGGACCTGCTGCCCGACTACCTGGCCAGCATCAGCGCGGCGCTGGACAGGCTCTGCGTCACGGTGAGCGCCTGGCACCCCCGGCGTCCTGACCCCCCGCGGGGACCCTGCCCGGCGGGACCCCGGCTCCGCCCCGGGGGTTGcccgctctcctcctccccgggATTGGGATGGGGGTCAGCAGCTCCGGTTGGgacagcggggagggggcggcggggagcgggtgggggggaaggggacggggacagcagggaagggatggggggaacggggctgcggggagggggagagtgggGAGGGGACGATGGGGACAGGAcagtggggagggggacagcggggatgggatggtggggatggggcagtGTGTGGGGGGACAGCGGGGGCGGGATGGAAGGGAGGGGGACGAGAGGATGGGatggcggggagggggacagcgGGGGCGGGATGGAAGGGAGGGGGACGAGAGGATGGGatggcggggagggggacagcggggatggggacagcagggatggggacagcggggataggatggtggggaaggggacagcTGGGACAAGGTGGTGGTGATGGGACAAGAGGGAGGAGggtgatggggatgggatggtggggatggggatgtggggatgggatggtggggatgggacAGTGTGTGGGGGGACGGCGAGGACGGGAcagcggggacggggacagcggggacagggacagcggggagggagctggcagggccgggctgGTGGCGGCGGAGCAGCCGGGAGGggacggcggggccgggccagCCGGAGGCCCTCGTGTCCCTCCATGAGTCATGGAAAGATCCTCCCTCTGCCCATGGCTTCCCGGCAGCCACCGCCTCCAGCTTCCTtccccagtgcaggcagcgcaggcaggggagggtgcaggcaggggagggtgcaggcagggccaggctgggtgcaggcaggggagggcgcaggcagggccaggcgcgggcagggctggtgcaggcagggctggtgcaggcaggggagggcgcaggcagggccgggtgcaggcagggccgggcgcaggcaggggagggcgcaggcaggggagggcgcaggcaggggagggcgcaggcaggggagggcacaggcagggctgggtgcaggcagggctgggcgcaggcagggccaggtgcgggcaggggagggcgcaggcaggggagggtgcaggcaggggagggtgcaggcagggccaggctgggtgcaggcagggctgggtgcaggcaggggagggcacaggcagggctgggcgcaggcagggccaggctgggcgcaggcaggggagggcgcaggcaggggagggcgcaggcagggctgggcgcaggcaggggagggcgcaggcagggctgggtgcaggcagggccaggctgggcgcaggcaggggagggcgcaggcaggggagggcgcaggcagggccaggcgcgggcagggctgggtgcaggcagggctggtgcaggcaggggagggcacaggcagggctgggcgcaggcagggccgggtgcgggcagggctgggtgcaggcagggctggtgcaggcaggggagggcacaggcagggctgggcgcaggcagggccgggtgcgggcagggctgggtgcaggcagggctggtgcaggcggtgctgggtgcgggcagggctggtgcgggcaggggagggtgcaggcaggggagggcgcaggcagggccaggtgcgggcaggggagggtgcaggcaggggagggtgcaggcagggctgggcgcaggcaggggagggcgcaggcagggccaggtgcgggcagggctgggtgcaggcagggctggtgcaggcggtgctgggtgcgggcaggggagggcgcaggcaggggagggcgcaggcaggggagggcgcaggcaggggagggcgcaggcagggccaggtgcgggcagggccaagtgcgggcagggctggtgcaggcagggctgggcatgggcagggctgggtgcaggcggtgctgggtgcaggcagggctggtgcgGGCAGGCCCTGAGCCCCCTGTCCCCTGCTCGCAGCTGCAGTTCCCCCTGCCCGAGTTCATCCTGGCCATGGGCTTCttcctggtgctggtgctggagcaggtcgCGCTGGCGCAGCAGGAGCCCTCGACCGTGCCGGAGGAGACGCGGGCTCTGCTTCCCACCGCTTCCATCCCAACGCCTTcgccgcagccgccccccgcccttCCCGGTGCCCGCGGCGCCGTGCGAGCCGGGTTGCTGGTGCTGGCGCTGGCGCTGCACGCCGTGCTGGAGGGGCTggcgctggggctgcaggaggccgAGGGGGCCGTGCTGCGCGtctgcctggccctgctgctgcacaaATGCGTGGTGGCCTTCAGCCTGGCGCTGAAGCTGCTGCGGGGGCGGCTGCGCCCGCCGGCGGTGGGCGCCTGCTTGGCGCTCTTCGCCGCCATGTCGCCCTTGGGCGTGGGTTTGGGgacggcggtggcggcgggcgcggggccgcggcagcAGCTTTGCCGGGGGGTTTTGGAGGGGTTGGCGGCCGGGACCTTCCTCTACATCACCTTCCTGGAGATCctgccccaggagctgggggtcccccAGCATCGCGTCCCCAAAGTCATCCTGCTCCTCGCTGGCTTCGCCCTTGTCACCGCCATCCTCTTCATCAAGATCTGAgatgcccccctccccgcggcgggggATCCCCCCCAAAGCAGGGCCCCTGGGAAagtgggggggtcccggcccctGGGAAAGTGGGggggccccccccccgcaccccctccTCTGTGCAAGTGCCAAAGCgccccaggggctgccccagcccccccgtgcgccccggggggggggctcagcccacggggacccccccctccagccctcccGGGCAgtccccgtgcctcagtttccccatctgcacAGGGGGAACGGTGCTGTGCCCCCCGCGGGACCctcagggcgggggggggggagcgtgTGTCACCCCCACCCACTCACCCACAAGTGCCCTTACAGCGCAGgcgggcaccccggggtgcccccccggcccccgccggggAGCAGAGGTGCATGGAACCAATAAAGGCCTGGGCCTGACaagctgcctctgcctggggggctgcaaaTGGGGGGTCACGGTGCCTGGGGGGGTGTTGTGACAGTGCCTGGGGGGGGTCACagcatctggggggggggggtgacagtGCTGGGGGGTTGTCACGGTGCCTGGGAGGTCATGGTGCCTGGAGGGGGTCACGGTGCCGGGGGGGGTCACGGTGCCTGGGGTGGGGTCACGGTGCCTGGAGGGGGGTCACGGTGCCTGGGGGGGGTCACGGTGCCTGGGGGGGGTGTCACGGTGCCGGGGGGGGTCACGGTGCCTGGGATGGGGTCACGGTGCCTGGGGGGGGTCAcggtccctgggggggggtgtcacgGTGCGGGGGGGGGTCAcggtgccgggggggggtcaCGGTGCCTGGGGGGGGCCCACAGCACCCCCCCACCGGCCCCATATGGGCAGGGGGCTCCAGGCTCCtccagttttggggggggggttgggggctGCCCTGTTCCCCGCCATGGGGGGGAGGGTGACCCCGCTGTTCCCGCTGCCCCCCCAGGCTCtgacccctgcacccccccccccgccccggaaCTCCGGCCCCGCctctggccccgcccccggccccgccccctgcgGCCGCCGCGCGCTGCACGCCGGGCGCTGTAGTCGGCCCCGcccacccccgccccaccccgcgcgcggcgggggcgccCCCCCGTGGGGGCCCCGGGCGGACTCCATTTCCCGTCGTCTCCTGCGGGCGCGCCGCGGGGGCTGCTGGGAGTTGTAGTCCGGCGCCCCCCCGCGGCCCAGCGGAGGCTCTCGGCCCGCGGACTCCCCGTCCCAGCGTGCcccgcgcggcggcggcggcggcggcggcggccggagcgGCCCGAGCAgggaagatggcggcggcgggcgcgggggccgggcccgggcccggtgCGGGCTCCTCGGCCGGTGCCGGTGGGTCCAACCCGCGGAAGTTCAGCGAGAAGATCGCGCTGCAGAAGCAGCGGCAGGCGGAGGAGACGGCGGCCTTCGAGGAGGTGATGATGGAGATCTGCTCCACCCGGGTGAGCTGCGCCGCcgcggcctcccccccccccccgcccgccccggatGCGCCACGGGCCCGGGGGCtgcgagcggggccgggggctgcgaggggccgggggctgcgtgaggggccggggggggtcccgggggtcgcgggggggccgggggctgcgaggggccgggggctgcgtgGGGGCCCGGGAGGGGTTaagggggggccgggggctgcccgaGGGCTGGGGGGACGCGGGGTGCAGGCGGAggggggggtcccgtggggccgggggctccgTGGGGGGTGCAGCGTGGGTGGGGGACCAGGAGGgagtggggggagggggggctggggcgggtGCCCAGAAGGGCCGGGGGGCgttttgggggtgcaggggcgaTGGGGCTGGCCGGGGCATCGCCCCGAGGTGGGGGGTGGCTCAgcttttggggtgctgggggctacGGAGGGGGCGGGAAgggtccccccccccttccccagagaAACACTCGTTCTCCGGCTGCCCACCCACGCCCCGCTTCGCCTTCCCACggctttattttgatttatttgtttttcgGCTGCGGGTTTCTGGGCGAGGGTTCGCACATGGCTCGCTCCGGCCCGTGGCTGCCGTGCGTGGGTCGCGCCGCGCGCCTCCTCCGCTTCCGAGCGCACGTCCCGGCGACCGGGTGGAAAAAGCGACTCGTCGCCTCTGGCACCTGAGGGTTTGCCGGGGCTCTCGCCAGCTTTTGCCGTGGGGGCGAGGAGCGAATCCCCCATACCCACGGCTCCGGGACGGGCTCCCGTCGTGCCGTCTCTGCCCGGTGATcctccgccggccccggggctcgggggggtcTTGTCCCTGAAGCACCAGAGACCCTCGGGAGGGTTGGGTTGGTCCTTCCCGCCGATGCGGCCGGCTCCCGCGGGAAGCGGCGGATGCTTCATCCCTGGAGACGCTTAAATTTAGCTCGGCCGGAGCCTGAGAAAACGCAGCCTCGGGAACACAGATGAGCGCGCCGGATCTGAGCCGGCAAAACTGTCCCGCTCGGCAGCTTCTGGGGAAGGGGAGTCGTTGTCCCCCGCGGGCCGAGGGCTTCTCAGAGGGAGCTCGGTGGCTGCTCCGGGGTGCCAGCGGCCGGTGGCGGAGCGGGGAGGCCGGGAACGCCACGGCGCATCTCCAGGAGCGTGGTTTCCCGGGCAGGGGAAGCCGTCGAGCGGAGACGGTCGGCTCCGGTTTGCGTTTCGCTCTGCGCCAGCCCCGAGGAGTCGGCAGGGATTGCGCGGCCATTTGCCAAGATCAGGGTTTGGCCAGATTTCAGCTCCCGGCGAGGCGGGTCGTGCCAACCCTGGCGATGgggctctgcagtgctgcaggtcGCTGTGCCAGCAGCCGCGGGGTCCGGCGGCCAGCGCCGTCCTTCCCAGCAGACATACGGCACGGATGAGCGAGGGGAGAGGAGTGCGGAGTCGAGGGAGCTGGAGACACGGAGAGGCTCTTCCAGGTGACGGGGAGCGCTGCCGGGGTGGCTTGCTTGTCACCCTGCGCTTGGAGCCGGCAGGACcgggagaagaggggagggagatCCATCAGACCTTTAAAAAAGGGGGTGTTTGGGTTGGGGAGCCCCGCTGGCACCCCGGGTCTGGCGAGGCAGCGGGGACCTGACACCCACGGAGCCCAGATGGTTGCCGGGATGGTGACAGGGACAGGGTCCTGCCAACCCCGACGCGCAGCTCTCCCTGCTgagctgagagcagccctgtccccagcaggcGAGCAGGGCTCCAGAGCGGGGACAGCTCTCCGGAGGTTTTGTCCCCTCTCTCGCCGGGACGGGAGCCGCGACCTGCGCATCACCAGTGAGTTTGGGAGTAGGCTGGAGCCTCCTGCGCCATGTTTGCGCAGTAAACAGCTGGTTAATGTGCAGCAGAGCCggtgggagaggcagcaggactGTCCTCCCCGCTAATCCCTGCCCCGGGACGCTTCCTCCCGGGTTCCTTCCCCGCACGTGTGGGACCGGCAGCCCGGGAGAAGCGCGGAGCAGCACGGCCTGGGACAGAACCTGCTCCCAAGGCGGGTTCTGGCCCCGCGGGTCCCCTCCGTCGTTGCCCGCGGGGCTGCAGGCAAGGAGTTGGCAGCGGCCGTCGTGCTGGCGGCTCGTGCCCCGCACGGGCACCTCCATTTCGTGGCTCCTCGCAGCGGGAGAGGCTTCCGCCTCCCGTCAGCgtggctggggggctgctgcccgCCTCCGGGGTGCCCTGCTCCCGCCCTGGGGATTTAGCAGCCCCTCAAGCTTTGCTTCGcgtttcctggtttttttttttctctgctgcttgcGAGCTGCTGCCTGATTTCGGCCTCGTCTGGCTCTGCCGGCTCCCGCAGGGACCCTGGCTTGGGGAACAGAGCAGGATCCCAAGACCTTAAGCCCCAGCGCAGTTCCTCGCACTAATCCTGCAGTGCCAGCGCAGCCAGCTGTTGACTAAATCTcctgtttttttggttgtttttcttttttttttttttttttcttttccccctggATCTGGATTTCGCTGGTCTTAAGCTTGGGAATTTGCTGTCGCAGGTTTCCCAACTGCAACCCATTTCCGAGCTGCTTTTTGCGCTTTGTCTCCTCTTTCCCTGGGGTTTGCCCAGGACCGACGGGCACTGGCCGGTGCGTGGGGCCActcagggacccccccgggcTCCAAAGGGAAGGTGGATTCGTGTGCGCTTGGCCTAGGTTCTGTGGATCGGGATTGGGGAAACCCCCCTTCCCCGGCGGGATGCCGGAGGTGGGGGGTAGGACATCGCCTTGTGCCGGAGGGGCCGTGGGGGCCATGCCCTTTCCCGGGATGCGGGCGGCCGAGCGCCTTCCTGCTGCTGTCGGGATGAGGAAGTCTGCGCCGCTCATGGCGGGTCGAGCCCCTGCCCGGGTCGGCTgtggggccggggcaggagggggcttTTGGGGCCGGCTcggtgccggcgctgccccgggaCCCTGGCTCTCctctgctgtggggtttttctccGCCGGCGAGCGTGGGGGCCGGGTGTCCGGACGCGGTTATCTCCCGTCTGCGGTTTGCTGTGGCTCCTGCCCTCGGCCTTGAGCAGTGCCGGGAGCCGGCGGGCTGCCATGCCGTGCTGAGCAGGCGGCTCGCCCCGCTCGCCTTGCCAGAGCCCCAGTCCCAGGCTGGCATCTCCCCCGGTTTTTGGGCTGCGGCACTGGCTttgccagcagccccaggactATTTGGTGCGGATGGGGTCCTTGCTGGAAAACCCAGCACCTCCAGATCGAAGGGGACGGGCTGACCCACCGACCACTGGtgggctggggagcccagagccTTCTCGGGTGGGCACGGGGGCTTCGGCTCTTTGCGGGAGAGCAAGGCTGGGCTCAGCCTCTGCGCCAGGGACGTGGGTGCTGCAGCCTGCGGGAGAGACGTGGCTTTTCCCCGCTCCCGGCCACTAAACCCAGCGGTGCCTCAGCATCCTTCCTGCACCGGAGCACCCACGGAGGGAGGAAAGTCCCTTGCGGGGCCTCCTCCGCCCTCGGTGGCTTCGAAGCCGAGCGGTACCGGGCACCTCGAGCCCTCCTGGCCCGCTCCCGCGTGGTTCCTGAGGCCCATGGGGTCGGACGTGCCTCGCGCAGGGACCACCCCCTCccgggggccgccccgggggctTGATACTGTGTGCGGGGCAAGCTTGGGGCTCGGCTGCGGGAGGGAGAGCGTGAGGATGCCCTGCCGGGGTGGGGACGAGGGTGTCTCGGGGGTAACAGGGCGGTTTGGAggagccccagcaccccggggtgcctGCTGGCCCCCCCTGacctgcctcccctccccgggcccAGCTGCAGGCGCAGAAGAGGCTGGCGCACAGCCGGGGACCCTACTACAGCGGCTCCCTGCCCAACGTCAACCAGATCGGCAGCGGCGTCTCCGACTTCCAGGTGAGCAGCGCCCGCTGCGCCGGCCGGTGcctgccccgggctgggggtcctgggcggggggctgctgccCTCCGTGCCTTGGGGAGGGGGATCGGGAGCTGCGGCAGGATTCAGGGAGGGGGGTGAAGAGCCATGGCgcgggctgctgctggggagagaCGGGGACGAGGGGATGGTCTCCCCTAATCGCCTTGCCTGGGCTCCGGCTCCGTCCCGCCGGCAGCGCTGGGGCAGTTGAGGGGGGTCCGATGCCGAGACCCCCTTCCCTCGCACGCGGGCGGGGGGCTCACCCCGGCATCTCCTCCCCGCAGGGCCCTTTGCAGTCGCCGCTGGACTCCACGCGCAGCACCCGGCACCACGGCCTGGTTGAGCGGGTGCAGCGGGACCCGCGCCGGATGATGTCCCCGCTTCGCCGATACGTCCGGCAGATATCCTTTATCCCGTTCCCTCCTTGGCGGGGGCAGGCAGCCTTTACCTCCCACTGCTGGGGGCTCCCGCCCCGATCTCACTGCCCCACGCGCTCGTCTCTTTGGGATTAGCGAGCGTTACCGAGGCGTCCCGCCCTGGCTCGTCGGCGGGGTTCGTTAGGTGCCCGCACGCCAGCTGCGCAGGCCCCTCACTCTCCGTTTGGCCCTTAACGTGCCTCTCACATCGACAGCTCTCCCTACGGACCCACCTACCTGTCGCCTCCGCCCGAGCCCAGCTGGAGGAGGTAAAGACGCCGTGTTTTCTCACCTCCCGGCGCTTGTTTTCCGGGTGCCGGTTTccagcctgctgcctccctgtcTCTGTGGGGTCGCTGGAGCTCGCTCCGTGTTAAAGAGCACCCGGAGATTTGGAAACGGGCAGGCGGGCAGGAGCCCAGCGCGGCGGGATTTATGCGCCTTCCCTTACCGGTCTGCAAGGGAGAAACCAGACCTGGGGCGGGCAGAGAGAAACGCTGAGACGccaggagcggggctgggaggtcTCCCACCCTTCTTGATTTTtgggtgctgcctgcgctgTCCCGCAGAGCGGGGATTTTTAAGGAGGAATGATTTCATCGTGC from Pelecanus crispus isolate bPelCri1 chromosome 22, bPelCri1.pri, whole genome shotgun sequence includes:
- the SLC39A1 gene encoding zinc transporter ZIP1 — its product is MAWGSGSGPEELAWSPGTVPRSPPGLEAKLGSLVLLLLLPLACGLAPLCCFRQPPSSADARSPVLSLVSCFAGGVFLATCLLDLLPDYLASISAALDRLCVTLQFPLPEFILAMGFFLVLVLEQVALAQQEPSTVPEETRALLPTASIPTPSPQPPPALPGARGAVRAGLLVLALALHAVLEGLALGLQEAEGAVLRVCLALLLHKCVVAFSLALKLLRGRLRPPAVGACLALFAAMSPLGVGLGTAVAAGAGPRQQLCRGVLEGLAAGTFLYITFLEILPQELGVPQHRVPKVILLLAGFALVTAILFIKI
- the CREB3L4 gene encoding cyclic AMP-responsive element-binding protein 3-like protein 4, coding for MEPETPELLDALLEPRDGLFPGTVFPDPHFSGSVPSSPAGLRPAFEGWRLPEDGGSKAEELLTVNPDVACGLGGHLASPGGHDSRAASPEPPPAALYEVVCDLGPPLHGSIVSIQLGQWGSARSGGRPQGAASCRHGAGQLPRSGEAGAGRAWLPLSLADDWLCPTLLHGSCVIDELPAVPLPAPVPTHVPVSRQLRLTEEEKRLLAQEGVMLPSTLPLTQAEERILKKVRRKIRNKQSAQDSRRRKKEYLDGLESRAAACSAQNQELRKKVQELEKLNGSLLRQLQALLKRTSNKAAQTSTCILILLLSLGLILFPSYSPFRWGVGGSRDGDRPTGVISRNILTRGEPLGPAGEAPFPVLGWLWVEEPGPAAADGAGDGHRQPPPGTELGTNSSGPPGDAGAAKRGHGDEM